In one window of Tellurirhabdus rosea DNA:
- a CDS encoding RagB/SusD family nutrient uptake outer membrane protein, with translation MKKYIVPILLTSLLLTQNACNQEYLNPSAASEQQVVNSPDGLVTLVNGLQYRYTFGRTGVIYNAVAASGLATRELRVLNAGNTDELFLEQGFASVQGSNVVVRNLWTSAQLTRATADIVLANADRVITDPGLKSGVVAYAAIFRALSLGTLAQFFEQAPITSGTNAAFVPRAQLLAAAIQQLEAAATLVAATPPSAAFTARVPAGIDIPNTIQALIARYALFAGDNDKAIAAAGRVNLAVRSSFAFDDNTRNPVFETAFSNVNVFAPTNASLGLAGALIPDPADRRLAFYLRSNATAQQNLGTGFYTANNAAVPVYLPGEMLLIRAEAYARKNDLANAVTELNRVLTKTPAQDAWGVGAGLAAYSGPVTQQAVLQEIFRQRQIELAYQGFRLEDSRRFGRPGPDTTPQANAERTRNFLPYPFTERDNNTSTPPTDPS, from the coding sequence ATGAAAAAATACATTGTTCCGATTTTACTGACTTCCCTGTTGCTGACGCAGAACGCCTGCAACCAGGAATATCTGAACCCGAGTGCCGCCAGCGAACAGCAGGTCGTTAACTCGCCCGACGGGCTGGTGACACTGGTGAACGGGCTGCAATACCGCTACACCTTCGGGCGGACGGGTGTTATTTACAATGCCGTGGCCGCCAGTGGCCTGGCAACGCGGGAACTGCGCGTTCTGAACGCCGGTAATACCGACGAGCTCTTTCTGGAACAGGGCTTTGCCAGTGTGCAGGGCAGCAATGTCGTGGTGCGTAACCTCTGGACCAGCGCCCAGCTTACCCGCGCCACGGCCGACATCGTGCTGGCCAACGCCGACCGGGTGATTACCGATCCGGGTCTGAAAAGCGGCGTGGTGGCCTACGCGGCTATCTTCCGGGCACTCTCGCTGGGTACGCTGGCCCAGTTTTTCGAGCAGGCCCCGATCACATCGGGCACCAACGCGGCCTTTGTTCCGCGGGCGCAATTGCTGGCGGCGGCCATTCAGCAACTGGAAGCGGCCGCGACGCTGGTAGCGGCCACCCCGCCTTCCGCCGCCTTCACGGCGCGGGTGCCGGCCGGTATCGACATTCCGAACACGATTCAGGCCCTGATTGCCCGGTATGCCCTCTTTGCGGGTGATAACGACAAGGCGATTGCCGCCGCCGGACGGGTCAATCTGGCCGTGCGTTCGTCGTTCGCCTTTGACGACAATACCCGGAACCCGGTATTCGAGACGGCGTTCAGCAACGTGAACGTCTTTGCCCCGACCAACGCCAGTCTGGGTCTGGCGGGTGCTCTGATACCGGACCCCGCCGACCGGCGTCTGGCGTTCTACCTGCGCAGCAACGCCACGGCCCAGCAGAACCTGGGCACGGGCTTTTACACGGCCAACAACGCCGCCGTTCCGGTTTATCTGCCCGGCGAAATGCTGCTGATCCGCGCGGAAGCCTACGCCCGCAAAAACGACCTGGCCAACGCCGTGACCGAACTGAACCGCGTGCTGACCAAAACGCCCGCTCAGGATGCCTGGGGCGTGGGGGCTGGTCTGGCGGCCTATAGCGGCCCGGTGACCCAGCAGGCGGTTTTGCAGGAAATCTTCCGGCAGCGGCAGATCGAACTGGCCTATCAGGGTTTCCGGCTGGAAGACAGCCGCCGATTCGGACGGCCCGGCCCGGATACGACGCCCCAGGCCAATGCCGAGCGGACGCGGAATTTTCTGCCGTATCCGTTTACGGAGCGTGACAACAACACGTCTACCCCGCCTACCGATCCGAGCTAA
- a CDS encoding PD-(D/E)XK nuclease family protein, with translation MIRYRFYPTLLNTFSRYLGGANISVQQLIDTINRVPVPTTEAQERGTTFEEAVVKGEGEERFQNDILEKFRKYLPRPIVETQVYCQYQIDDVLFYGYVDLIGKFKAVDIKTTASYRPGRYVHNHQNLYLHALKKRGIRLMEYLITDFREVYVESYPLTHPIDKQLEEIRLFKQFLEEHRERITDKKIFIGANDDPDARRK, from the coding sequence ATGATCCGCTACCGCTTTTACCCGACCCTGCTGAACACCTTTTCCCGCTACCTTGGCGGCGCAAATATCTCCGTGCAGCAACTCATCGACACCATCAACCGCGTGCCCGTCCCGACGACCGAAGCGCAGGAGCGGGGAACGACCTTTGAAGAAGCGGTGGTGAAAGGCGAAGGAGAGGAGCGCTTCCAGAACGATATTCTCGAAAAATTCCGCAAATACCTGCCCCGCCCGATTGTCGAAACGCAGGTTTACTGCCAGTACCAGATCGACGACGTGCTGTTTTACGGCTATGTCGATCTGATCGGCAAATTCAAGGCTGTAGACATCAAGACGACGGCTTCGTACCGCCCCGGCCGCTACGTGCACAACCACCAGAACCTGTACCTCCACGCCCTCAAAAAACGCGGCATCCGGCTGATGGAGTACCTGATTACCGATTTTCGGGAGGTCTACGTCGAAAGCTACCCGCTCACCCATCCCATTGATAAACAGCTGGAAGAAATCCGGCTGTTCAAGCAGTTTCTGGAAGAACACCGGGAACGGATCACGGACAAAAAGATTTTCATCGGGGCGAATGACGATCCGGACGCACGGCGGAAATAA
- a CDS encoding DMT family transporter yields MLYYFLAFLTGIANSTQSGVNSQLRQGLANPILAAVCSFGIGFLTLIGIQLVIGQPAPPLEVIRQISWYKWIGGLLGAFYVTTVILTVPRIGAASLLSLSIAGQLLAAVLYDHYGLLGFAVHPANGWRILGVILMIVGVVMVVKN; encoded by the coding sequence ATGCTCTACTACTTCCTCGCCTTTCTCACCGGCATTGCCAACAGTACGCAGTCGGGGGTGAACTCGCAGTTGCGGCAGGGGCTGGCCAATCCCATTCTGGCGGCCGTGTGCTCGTTTGGCATTGGTTTCCTGACCCTGATCGGGATTCAGCTGGTCATCGGCCAACCGGCTCCGCCGCTGGAAGTGATCCGGCAGATCAGCTGGTACAAGTGGATCGGCGGTCTGCTCGGCGCCTTTTACGTGACCACGGTTATCCTGACCGTGCCGCGCATCGGGGCGGCGAGTCTGCTTAGCCTGAGCATTGCCGGACAGTTGCTGGCGGCGGTTCTCTACGACCACTACGGGCTGCTGGGCTTTGCCGTTCACCCGGCCAATGGCTGGCGGATTCTGGGCGTTATCCTGATGATCGTCGGAGTAGTGATGGTGGTGAAGAATTGA
- a CDS encoding type I phosphomannose isomerase catalytic subunit — translation MLYPLTFNTIFKDKIWGGQKMKNILGKDFSPLPNCGETWEISGVEGNVSIVKEGALAGRSLEDLLREYKGDLVGQHVYEQFGDQFPLLIKFLDAADDLSIQVHPNDELAQERHNGFGKTEMWYILQADEGAKLNSGFNRPVTKDEYLKAVENNTLGEILNMEAVQPGDVFFLPAGRVHYIGKGCLLAEIQQTSDLTYRIYDFDRTDDKGQKRELHTELAVDAIDYTFHDEYKTPYERKLNQSVNAVACPYFTTNVLHFDQEVMHDFAHIDSFVILICVDGGVTIQADSYQTTLKMGETALIPAALKQVSLIPDGEMTLLETYVP, via the coding sequence ATGCTATATCCTCTCACGTTCAACACCATCTTCAAGGATAAGATCTGGGGTGGTCAGAAAATGAAAAACATCCTGGGCAAGGATTTTTCGCCCCTGCCCAACTGCGGTGAAACCTGGGAAATCTCCGGCGTCGAAGGCAACGTCTCCATCGTGAAGGAAGGGGCGCTGGCGGGGCGTTCGCTGGAAGACCTGCTGCGCGAATACAAAGGCGATCTGGTCGGCCAGCACGTCTACGAGCAGTTCGGCGACCAGTTTCCGCTGCTGATCAAATTTCTGGATGCGGCCGACGACCTCTCGATTCAGGTTCACCCGAACGACGAACTGGCTCAGGAACGGCATAACGGCTTTGGAAAAACCGAAATGTGGTACATCCTCCAGGCCGACGAAGGCGCGAAGCTCAACTCCGGCTTCAATCGCCCCGTCACCAAAGACGAATACCTGAAGGCTGTCGAAAACAACACGCTCGGCGAGATTCTGAATATGGAGGCGGTGCAGCCCGGCGACGTGTTTTTCCTGCCTGCCGGACGGGTTCATTACATCGGGAAAGGCTGTCTGCTGGCCGAAATCCAGCAAACGTCCGACCTCACGTACCGGATTTACGACTTCGACCGGACGGACGACAAGGGCCAGAAGCGCGAACTGCATACCGAACTGGCCGTCGATGCCATCGACTACACGTTCCACGACGAGTACAAAACGCCGTACGAGCGGAAACTGAACCAGAGCGTCAACGCCGTGGCCTGTCCGTATTTTACGACCAACGTCCTGCACTTCGATCAGGAGGTGATGCACGATTTCGCCCATATCGATTCCTTCGTGATTCTGATCTGCGTGGACGGCGGCGTCACGATTCAGGCCGACAGCTACCAGACCACGCTCAAAATGGGTGAAACCGCTCTCATCCCCGCCGCCCTCAAGCAGGTTTCGCTGATTCCGGACGGAGAAATGACGCTGCTGGAGACGTATGTACCCTAA
- a CDS encoding M20 family metallo-hydrolase, translating into MVSQLTAYSLETLSESAIYLLKRLIATPSFSREEDKTALLIEDFFRERNIPFRRTKNNIWTHNRYFDPAKPTLLLNSHHDTVKPNPKWTLNPFHPLERDGKLFGLGSNDAGGCLVSLMATFCHFYDKPGMAYNIVMAATAEEEISGRDGLELILPELPPISFAIVGEPTQMHLAIAEKGLLVLDCTAHGKAGHAARNEGENAIYKAIRDIEWLTSYQFPKVSPTLGPIKMSVTVINAGSQHNVVPDACTFTVDVRATEQYSLEEIVEIIRAHVQSEVTPRSIRLKPSSIPEDHPIVQAGLSLGRQTYGSPTTSDQALLNCPSLKCGPGHSERSHTADEYIYLQEIEQGIELYIRMLEQVL; encoded by the coding sequence ATGGTTTCACAATTAACGGCTTATTCCTTGGAGACACTTTCCGAATCAGCCATTTACCTGCTCAAACGGCTGATTGCGACGCCCTCGTTCAGTCGGGAAGAGGATAAAACGGCCCTGCTGATCGAAGACTTTTTCAGAGAGCGCAACATTCCGTTTCGTCGGACGAAAAACAACATCTGGACGCATAACCGCTATTTCGACCCGGCCAAGCCGACGCTGCTGCTGAACTCGCACCACGACACGGTGAAGCCGAATCCGAAGTGGACGCTGAATCCGTTTCACCCGCTCGAACGCGACGGCAAACTCTTCGGGCTGGGCAGCAACGACGCGGGCGGCTGCCTGGTGTCGCTGATGGCGACCTTCTGCCATTTTTACGACAAGCCGGGCATGGCCTACAACATCGTCATGGCCGCCACCGCCGAAGAGGAAATTTCGGGCCGCGACGGGCTGGAACTGATCCTGCCCGAGCTGCCGCCGATCAGTTTCGCCATCGTCGGGGAGCCGACCCAGATGCATCTGGCGATTGCCGAAAAAGGGCTGCTCGTGCTGGATTGCACCGCGCACGGAAAAGCCGGGCACGCCGCCCGGAACGAGGGCGAAAACGCCATTTACAAAGCCATCCGGGACATTGAGTGGCTGACCAGCTACCAGTTCCCGAAGGTGTCGCCGACGCTCGGGCCGATCAAGATGTCCGTCACGGTGATCAATGCGGGTTCGCAGCACAATGTGGTGCCGGATGCCTGCACGTTCACGGTGGATGTCCGCGCTACGGAGCAGTATTCGCTGGAGGAAATTGTGGAGATCATCCGCGCCCATGTTCAGTCGGAGGTGACGCCCCGCTCGATCCGGCTGAAGCCGTCGAGCATTCCGGAGGACCACCCGATTGTGCAGGCCGGGCTGTCTCTGGGTCGCCAGACGTACGGCTCGCCCACCACCTCCGACCAGGCCCTGCTGAACTGCCCCTCGCTCAAGTGCGGTCCCGGTCATTCGGAGCGGTCGCATACGGCCGACGAATACATTTACCTGCAGGAAATCGAGCAGGGAATCGAGTTATATATCCGGATGCTGGAACAGGTTCTGTAA
- a CDS encoding trypsin-like peptidase domain-containing protein, which yields MFVEAIERVDPFVRPILSIMRTYGGSEIIPACSTMFFVNEQGCAVTCRHVAESLQNADAIYQNFLGFQGERKLHQRDRNYLQKLAQLEQKYGLKPETVIRIRHQFMQAVEQPAQVVFHFHPTQDLAVIRFLGYRKTLYSSYAVFLRDSSKIKQGKYLCRLGYPFPEFRNYRYNTDLDDIEWTNDGRADTPRFPIDGIVTRLRAENGQIVAVEMSTPGLLGQSGGPLFDTNGIIYGMQSITRHLHLGFDVVDREVVVNGRRTKVSNHPFLNVGDCVHVDVIKQFLRELGIKYYEE from the coding sequence ATGTTTGTTGAAGCGATTGAGCGCGTAGATCCGTTTGTCCGGCCCATTCTGTCCATTATGCGGACGTACGGTGGGAGCGAGATCATTCCGGCCTGTTCGACCATGTTTTTCGTCAACGAGCAGGGGTGCGCGGTCACCTGTCGGCACGTCGCCGAAAGTCTCCAGAATGCGGATGCCATCTATCAGAATTTTCTGGGTTTTCAGGGAGAGCGCAAACTGCACCAGCGCGACCGGAATTACCTTCAGAAGCTGGCGCAGCTGGAACAGAAGTACGGCCTGAAGCCCGAAACCGTGATCCGGATTCGCCACCAGTTTATGCAAGCCGTCGAGCAGCCCGCGCAGGTGGTCTTTCACTTTCATCCGACGCAGGACCTGGCCGTTATCCGCTTCCTCGGGTACCGGAAGACGCTGTACAGTTCGTACGCTGTTTTTCTGCGGGATAGCTCTAAAATCAAACAGGGAAAGTATCTTTGCCGTCTGGGTTACCCGTTTCCGGAGTTTCGGAATTACCGGTACAATACGGATCTGGACGACATCGAATGGACGAATGACGGCCGGGCCGATACGCCCCGGTTTCCCATCGACGGCATCGTGACGCGGCTGCGGGCCGAAAACGGGCAGATTGTGGCGGTCGAGATGAGTACGCCCGGTCTGCTGGGCCAAAGTGGTGGCCCGCTTTTTGATACCAATGGAATAATTTACGGGATGCAGTCCATTACCCGGCATCTGCACCTCGGGTTTGATGTAGTCGACCGGGAAGTGGTGGTCAACGGCCGCCGCACCAAAGTATCCAACCATCCCTTCCTCAACGTGGGCGATTGCGTCCACGTCGATGTCATCAAACAATTTTTGCGGGAGTTGGGAATTAAGTATTATGAAGAATAG
- a CDS encoding DUF937 domain-containing protein: MAINLINYLHEQFTPRVVDQLSSQLNENPDDLKQAVEAVVPAVVGGLARRAHESGGASDVLSVLEDEKLRDIPYEISQVADNPQAVNSAIASGSGLLDEVLDRDAGTVASSISAYSGLAQQSTLTLMGLAGSVLMGMLGRLHADKALSADNLRTLLAGQANSIRTALPPQLASLGDRLDFDQLGDPTGGEMEAQGTNNFSSTPVNPNIPKTPEVDQQRENNWQRYVLAAVAALIVLMLIQKCREPQSGTGGYTDTTAVDPQRSGDYETPASGTNVPEKMKQEADSMKND; this comes from the coding sequence ATGGCTATCAATCTGATAAACTACCTGCACGAACAGTTTACGCCGCGGGTGGTAGACCAATTAAGCAGTCAGCTCAACGAAAATCCGGACGACCTGAAACAGGCGGTAGAGGCAGTCGTGCCCGCCGTGGTGGGTGGTCTGGCCCGCCGCGCCCACGAATCGGGCGGGGCCTCGGATGTTCTGAGTGTACTGGAAGACGAAAAATTGCGCGATATTCCTTACGAAATCAGTCAGGTGGCCGACAATCCGCAGGCGGTCAACAGCGCCATTGCTTCGGGCAGCGGACTGCTCGACGAGGTGCTGGACCGGGATGCGGGCACCGTAGCCAGCAGCATTTCCGCCTACAGCGGCCTGGCCCAGCAATCGACCCTGACCCTGATGGGGCTGGCCGGTTCGGTCCTGATGGGAATGCTCGGACGCCTGCATGCCGACAAGGCGCTGTCGGCCGACAACCTGCGTACGCTGCTGGCCGGACAGGCCAATTCGATCCGGACGGCCCTGCCGCCGCAACTGGCTTCGCTGGGCGACCGCCTGGATTTCGACCAGCTGGGCGATCCAACCGGCGGCGAGATGGAGGCCCAGGGAACGAATAATTTCAGCAGTACGCCCGTCAATCCCAACATTCCGAAAACGCCCGAAGTCGATCAGCAGCGCGAGAACAACTGGCAGCGGTACGTGCTGGCGGCCGTGGCCGCCCTCATCGTGCTGATGCTGATTCAGAAATGCCGCGAACCGCAGTCGGGCACCGGGGGCTATACCGACACCACGGCCGTAGACCCGCAGCGCTCCGGCGATTACGAAACCCCCGCCTCGGGCACCAACGTCCCGGAGAAGATGAAGCAGGAAGCGGACTCGATGAAGAATGACTGA
- a CDS encoding DUF2911 domain-containing protein — MKKTVLTFALALCLGSLSYAQIQTPQASPAASVGQSVGLAKVSVTYSRPALKGRKMFGDQIPYGKVWRTGANMATKLTLSEEVLISGQKVPAGSYAIFTIPNASEWTVILSKNANTFGSFEYKPSDDLLRFTVKPVKLKTPSEYFTVEFTDFTPTRTNLVMRWENVEVSFPIEHNPDEKIMAQIKEELAKPDVKPGTYFAAADYYYETNRDLKQAMAWANKVVDNDKKYWTYYLRGKIAAKMGDCQTAKADATTGLELAKQAGDDAYIKNHQKLLAQCK, encoded by the coding sequence ATGAAGAAAACAGTGCTAACCTTCGCCCTGGCGCTTTGCCTCGGCTCCCTGTCCTATGCCCAGATTCAAACCCCGCAGGCCAGCCCGGCAGCCTCGGTGGGGCAGTCGGTAGGGCTGGCGAAAGTATCGGTGACCTACAGCCGCCCCGCGCTGAAAGGCCGGAAGATGTTCGGCGACCAGATTCCCTACGGCAAAGTATGGCGCACGGGGGCTAACATGGCGACGAAGCTGACCCTGTCGGAAGAGGTGCTCATCAGCGGCCAGAAGGTCCCGGCGGGCAGCTACGCCATTTTTACCATTCCCAACGCCAGCGAGTGGACCGTCATCCTGAGCAAGAACGCCAATACCTTCGGGTCTTTTGAGTACAAGCCCTCGGACGACCTGCTGCGTTTTACGGTAAAGCCCGTCAAACTGAAAACGCCGTCGGAGTACTTTACGGTCGAGTTCACGGACTTCACGCCGACCAGAACGAACCTGGTCATGCGCTGGGAAAATGTAGAGGTGAGCTTCCCGATCGAGCATAATCCGGACGAAAAAATCATGGCGCAGATTAAAGAGGAACTCGCCAAACCGGACGTCAAGCCGGGTACCTACTTCGCGGCCGCCGATTATTACTACGAAACGAACCGCGACCTGAAACAGGCCATGGCGTGGGCCAACAAGGTGGTCGATAACGACAAAAAATACTGGACTTACTACCTCCGGGGCAAAATCGCCGCCAAGATGGGCGACTGCCAGACCGCCAAAGCCGACGCCACCACCGGCCTCGAACTGGCCAAACAAGCCGGCGACGACGCGTACATCAAGAATCATCAGAAGCTGCTGGCGCAGTGTAAATGA
- a CDS encoding RNA polymerase sigma factor — MFFRKRSSFSEQDLDSVLTACLAGEAQAQRTLFRQFYSYAKSVCLRYAASAEEAEEVLNDSFLKVFQRLHQYDRAYAFKGWLRAIVINTAISYHRKYHKLDTVAGLEAGMDATFDESVVDRIAAEEILAMVQQLPPSHRTVFSLHVVDGYSLREIADMLESNEATIRSQFMRARRRLQEMIRAAHPDFRPREALESAPVFTLN; from the coding sequence GTGTTCTTCCGCAAACGCTCTTCTTTCTCGGAACAGGACCTGGACAGCGTCCTGACGGCTTGCCTGGCGGGGGAAGCGCAGGCCCAGCGTACCCTCTTCCGGCAGTTCTACAGCTACGCCAAGAGCGTCTGCCTGCGCTATGCCGCTTCCGCCGAAGAGGCCGAAGAAGTTCTCAACGACAGCTTCCTGAAAGTCTTCCAGCGGCTGCACCAGTACGACCGCGCATACGCCTTCAAGGGCTGGCTGCGGGCCATCGTTATCAACACGGCCATCAGTTATCACCGAAAATACCACAAGCTGGACACGGTGGCGGGTCTGGAGGCGGGCATGGACGCGACCTTCGACGAGAGTGTGGTCGATCGCATTGCCGCCGAGGAGATTCTGGCGATGGTCCAGCAGTTGCCGCCTTCCCACCGCACGGTGTTTTCGCTGCATGTGGTCGATGGCTACAGCCTCCGCGAAATTGCCGATATGCTGGAGAGCAACGAGGCGACCATCCGTTCCCAGTTCATGCGGGCGCGGCGGCGGTTGCAGGAAATGATCCGGGCGGCGCACCCGGATTTCCGGCCCCGTGAGGCGCTGGAATCTGCGCCGGTTTTTACCCTCAACTAG